Proteins encoded within one genomic window of Glycine soja cultivar W05 chromosome 1, ASM419377v2, whole genome shotgun sequence:
- the LOC114405751 gene encoding GDSL esterase/lipase At2g23540-like — protein sequence MAAKYHNTFALLLLLVNLRFHGNVAAQNAKLAASFIFGDSLVDAGNNNYLSTLSKADVPPNGIDFKASGGNPTGRFTNGRTISDIVGEELGQANYAVPYLAPNTSGKTILNGVNYASGGGGILNATGSLFVNRLGMDIQINYFNITRKQIDKLLGKSEAREYIMKKSLFSIIVGSNDFLNNYLLPFVSSGVRASQNPDAFVDDMINYFRIQLYRLYQLDARKFVISNVGPVGCIPYQRIINELNDEDCVDLANELATQYNSRLKDLVAELNDNLPGATFVLANVYDLVSELIVNYHKYGFTTASRGCCGIGSGGQVAGIIPCVPTSSLCSDRNKHVFWDQYHPSEAANIILAKQLINGDKRYISPMNLRQLIDL from the exons ATGGCAGCGAAATATCATAACACATTTGCCCTTTTGCTTTTGCTTGTGAATCTGAGATTTCATGGAAATGTTGCGGCTCAGAATGCTAAGTTAGCAGCTTCTTTCATCTTTGGGGACTCGTTGGTTGATGCAGGAAACAACAACTATCTCTCAACTCTTTCCAAGGCAGACGTTCCCCCTAATGGAATTGATTTCAAGGCCTCTGGAGGAAATCCCACAGGACGTTTCACCAATGGAAGAACCATTAGTGATATTGTTG GAGAGGAATTAGGACAAGCAAATTATGCTGTCCCATATTTGGCACCAAACACATCTGGGAAAACCATACTCAATGGAGTGAATTATGCTTCAGGAGGAGGAGGGATTCTCAATGCAACAGGAAGCTTATTT gTGAATAGGCTCGGAATGgatattcaaattaattactTCAACATAACAAGAAAACAGATTGACAAGTTGCTAGGCAAATCGGAGGCGAGAGAGTACATAATGAAGAAATCCTTGTTCTCCATCATTGTTGGGTCCaatgattttttaaacaattatcttcttccttttgtttCCTCTGGAGTTAGAGCTTCGCAGAATCCAGATGCTTTCGTCGATGACATGATCAATTATTTCAGGATCCAACTTTAC AGACTTTACCAACTGGATGCTCGGAAGTTTGTGATCAGCAACGTTGGCCCAGTAGGGTGCATACCTTACCAGAGGATTATAAATGAGCTGAACGATGAAGATTGTGTGGATTTGGCTAACGAGCTTGCAACCCAATACAATTCCCGATTGAAAGATTTGGTTGCTGAGCTAAATGACAACCTCCCTGGAGCCACCTTTGTCCTCGCAAATGTGTATGATTTAGTGTCGGAACTGATCGtaaattatcataaatatg GATTCACAACAGCAAGCAGAGGTTGCTGTGGAATTGGAAGTGGGGGTCAGGTTGCAGGGATAATCCCTTGTGTGCCAACATCTAGCTTGTGCTCAGATAGGAACAAGCATGTGTTCTGGGATCAATACCATCCAAGTGAGGCAGCCAACATAATACTTGCCAAGCAGCTTATTAATGGAGACAAGAGATACATATCTCCAATGAACCTTAGAC
- the LOC114421288 gene encoding cell division cycle-associated 7-like protein, which produces MPALRKRNRSSESDAMPNNDTPHEHKMSEYELSREQRIRENRERMGKLGIFDLSLTLKLNNNNKRSYSSHKLRTPPSLPNPSAPVRRSSRLQNVTPVSYSEVPLKKAEFKENGRVVIEEGAKPEVYTEEHEKLLGNTDKPWTLFVDGVGKDGKRIYDSVRGKTCHQCRQKTLGYRTCCSQCNMVQGQFCGDCLYMRYGEHVLEALQNPTWLCPVCRGICNCSLCRQAKGWAPTGLLYKKISALGYKSVAHYLIQTRRSEIDEKKNADASDPVSAKRSLPFSDVDKSLEVNENHLESLKPLAETEGDGAEVSAKRLLFSDEQSQVEKVECSDTPKPLQLEKNECSDTKKPLASSSKPSSDSIAGRLRSRLKKP; this is translated from the exons ATGCCCGCACTCAGAAAGCGAAACCGATCGTCAGAGTCCGATGCAATGCCCAACAACGACACACCTCACGAACACAAGATGTCCGAGTACGAGCTGTCGAGAGAGCAGAGAATCCGCGAAAACCGCGAGAGAATGGGAAAGCTGGGAATTTTCGACCTTTCCCTCACTCTCaagctcaacaacaacaacaaaagatcCTATTCCTCCCACAAACTCAGAACCCCTCCTTCTCTTCCTAACCCCTCCGCCCCCGTTCGCCGCTCTTCCAG ATTGCAGAATGTGACTCCTGTTAGTTACTCCGAAGTTCCCCTAAAGAAAGCCGAGTTCAAGGAAAATGGAAGGGTGGTGATAGAAGAAGGTGCCAAGCCCGAGGTGTACACTGAAGAACACGAGAAGCTTTTGGGAAACACCGACAAGCCCTGGACGCTCTTCGTCGATGGCGTTGGCAAAGATGGCAAACGTATTTATGACTCCGTCCGTGGCAAAACTTGCCACCAGTGCAG GCAAAAAACTCTTGGTTATCGGACATGTTGTAGCCAGTGCAACATGGTCCAGGGACAGTTTTGTGGAGATTGCTTGTATATGAG ATATGGGGAGCATGTACTCGAAGCCTTACAGAATCCAACTTGGCTATGCCCTGTCTGTCGTGGAATTTGCAACTGTAGCTTATGTCGTCAAGCAAAAGGATGGGCCCCAACTGGCCTTCTATATAAAAAG ATATCAGCATTGGGTTACAAATCAGTTGCACACTACCTTATTCAAACCCGGCGCTCAGAAATAGATGAGAAGAAAAATGCAGATGCTTCCGACCCAGTTTCAGCAAAAAGGTCGCTACCCTTCTCTGATGTAGACAAGTCTCTTGAGGTCAACGAGAATCATCTGGAATCATTGAAGCCTCTAGCTGAAACTGAAGGTGATGGTGCTGAGGTTTCAGCAAAGAGATTGCTCTTCTCTGATGAGCAAAGTCAGGTTGAAAAAGTTGAGTGCTCAGATACCCCGAAACCTCTTCagcttgaaaaaaatgagtgttCAGATACCAAGAAGCCACTTGCTTCTTCCTCCAAACCTAGCTCAGACAGTATTGCAGGAAGACTTAGGTCCAGGCTAAAAAAACcatga
- the LOC114421298 gene encoding cytochrome P450 CYP82D47-like has translation MVMVMDVFQLQTLVSGILALLVGALLYKLKKTHGPNAKICTAPQAGGAWPIVGHLHLFGAHQLTHKTLGTMADKHGPIFTIKLGSYKVLVLSSWEMAEECFTVHDKAFSTRPCVAASKLMTYNSAMFGFAPHGPYWREMRKFATIELLSNQRLELLKDTRTSELEAATTKAYKLWSREGCPKGGVLVDMKQWFGDLTHNIILRMVGGKPYYGAGDDYAEGEARRYKKTMRDFMRLFGVFVLSDAIPFLGWIDNNGYKKAMKKTASEIDTLVAGWLEEHKRKRATSTNGKEEQDVMGVMLNVLQDLKVSGYDSDTIIKATCLNLILAGGDSIMVALTWALSLLLNNEIELKKAQDELDTQIGKDRKVEESDIKKLAYLQAIVKETMRLYPPSPVITLRAAMEECTFSCGYHIPAGTHLIVNTWKIHRDGCVWPDPHDFKPERFLTSHKDVDVKGQNYELIPFGSGRRVCPGSSLALRVVHMALARLLHSFNVASPSNQAVDMTESIGLTNLKATPLEVLLTPRLDTKLYEN, from the exons ATGGTCATGGTCATGGATGTTTTCCAGCTCCAAACACTCGTTTCAGGCATTCTTGCCTTGTTAGTAGGTGCCTTGCTTTATAAGTTAAAGAAAACACATGGTCCTAATGCAAAGATCTGCACTGCGCCACAAGCAGGAGGAGCATGGCCTATTGTTGGTCATTTGCACCTCTTCGGGGCTCATCAACTTACACACAAAACACTAGGGACGATGGCTGACAAACATGGGCCAATTTTCACGATAAAACTTGGTTCATACAAAGTTCTGGTGTTGAGTAGCTGGGAGATGGCCGAAGAGTGTTTCACTGTCCATGACAAAGCATTCTCCACCAGGCCCTGTGTTGCAGCCTCAAAGCTAATGACCTACAACTCTGCAATGTTTGGCTTCGCGCCTCATGGACCGTACTGGCGTGAGATGAGGAAATTTGCCACTATTGAACTTCTCTCTAACCAAAGGCTTGAACTTCTCAAGGACACAAGAACATCTGAGTTAGAGGCTGCAACAACAAAGGCTTACAAGTTATGGTCAAGAGAAGGTTGTCCAAAGGGAGGGGTTTTGGTAGATATGAAGCAGTGGTTTGGTGATTTGACGCATAATATTATTCTGAGAATGGTGGGAGGGAAGCCATATTATGGGGCTGGTGATGATTATGCAGAAGGTGAAGCCAGAAGGTATAAGAAAACTATGAGGGACTTTATGAGATTGTTTGGGGTGTTTGTGTTATCTGATGCAATTCCGTTTCTGGGGTGGATAGACAACAATGGATACAAAAAGGCTATGAAGAAAACAGCTAGTGAAATAGACACTTTGGTTGCAGGGTGGCTGGAGgaacacaaaagaaaaagagctACGAGTACAAATGGAAAGGAAGAACAGGATGTCATGGGTGTTATGCTGAATGTTCTGCAGGATCTTAAGGTTTCTGGTTATGATTCAGACACCATCATCAAGGCTACTTGCCTG AATCTGATTTTGGCAGGAGGAGACAGCATCATGGTGGCTCTAACATGGGCGCTATCTCTGCTACTAAACAATGAAATTGAACTTAAAAAAGCTCAAGATGAATTGGACACTCAAATTGGGAAGGACAGGAAGGTGGAAGAATCTGACATAAAGAAGTTAGCGTACCTCCAAGCCATCGTGAAGGAAACTATGCGCCTGTATCCACCAAGTCCTGTAATCACCCTTCGTGCAGCCATGGAAGAGTGCACATTTTCATGTGGCTATCACATTCCAGCCGGCACGCATTTAATCGTGAATACTTGGAAGATCCATAGAGATGGTTGTGTATGGCCTGATCCTCATGATTTCAAGCCTGAAAGGTTCTTAACAAGCCACAAAGATGTAGATGTAAAGGGTCAGAACTATGAGCTCATCCCTTTTGGTTCTGGAAGGAGAGTATGCCCCGGTTCCTCACTGGCTCTGCGTGTCGTGCACATGGCCTTGGCTAGACTCTTACACTCTTTCAATGTTGCTTCTCCTTCAAATCAAGCTGTGGACATGACAGAGAGCATTGGACTCACAAATTTAAAAGCTACTCCACTTGAAGTTCTCCTAACTCCACGTTTAGATACAAAGCTTTAtgagaactaa